From Solanum lycopersicum chromosome 4, SLM_r2.1:
gtatagtataagtgtgtctctgagatttcgggcataagttgagggggtacttgggcattatccctaaaatttatatatctaatttatcgattcgttttgattatttttgcgGTTGTTTTTTAGTAAAAACAATACCAAACCAAATAGTacgattttcaaaatttaaaaaccaaactaaatcaaatatcaatttttaaaaatcgaTTTAATTCGGATTGCGATTTAATTTGGTTGTTAATCGTAACCATGAACAGCCCtatatataagtatatttaGTCTGTCTTCTGAagtataaacatataaataaaaacttgACCCCATTTAAACAAGTTATAGCCCTTGGTCCAATGGTTAAGGGAGTTTGATTTTGTGCAAGTGTCCAGGGTCAAAATCAGACAACAACAAActaatttattagtttttttgtgaattttttttcatatttgaagcgatttggttaaaaaaaaattatttgtgaattttcttcTCTATATTTGAACCTGCTTGGCAAAAATTTTAGGTCTGTTACCGATGCACTAGATCATTCACATAAATTCCTCTATTTTAAGATGGTCTTTTATTTTTGCCCCTTAAATTTGTGGTCTTTCAGTAACGACAATACGGGCAAAAATTTTTCATAGAAATACCATTACAGAAGGTGTGGGTGGGTGGGTAGGTGGGTTGAACAGCTAATCACATTAGGAGATCTTTGCTAATTGCGTAACTAATGATGGTCAAATAACTAATCAACTCAAcaatttgtaaatttttggtCCTCAAAAGATACAGAGTTCATGGTAAAAAACACACACGTAAACTATTACTTTTTCGTAAATTGAGataatatattgtttgattTCTTCATGAGTTGAAATAGATAGTTTCTTACTTCAACTATTTATTGTTCCTTATACTTAGCTAAACTATCATTCTATCTGTATTAAAAAAGACCTTAATGTTGAGTTGGTCAAATACATGTTATCGATTGGGAACAAATATTTGGCTAACTCAGCACCGGTCTTTCTTTAACACAAAGGGAGTGATAATTTAGATAGGTAAATGACATAATGGATAGTAAATGTATGAAACtcgaaaaaaaaagtattcGGATGTGTGTTTTTTAACTATTAACTCGAAGAAATAATATGCTCGTTAGAGAGCAGAAAATAGTGATATAAACTCACAAGTAGTATTCTTCTTTATATGTTCAGCTTCTTTCCCTTTTAGGAAGTAGCTAGTCGCAAGAGAAAATCAGTAGTGGAGCCAAAATTTGAAGACTACGGGTTTGAATATTGAGATATTAGTACTTTTTAAGTCATCGAgttctaaatttaataattttgtacaTATTCAATGAATTTCTTAAAACAAATACACATGATTTTGACCAAAGCTACGATTTCATCATTTGCTCATGTTATATTTGTATGGTGAGATTTACTTTCAATTAGTTAGTTTTATGTTGATGTTAGCCTATTGAAGTTCTTCTCCATTATACATTATACGGACTTCAAACAGGCAATGCGAGCAAGCTCATATGAGAGTTTTACTCCCCGGCATATatagtgttttattttttcatatggaCGATAGTTAGGTTACAAAATCAATAATGATGATTCATTTTCTAGGAACGAAGACTAATGTTTTTCAATATGATGGTAAACTTCTTTACTCAATTTCTTTTAGTTAATGATCGAATTAGTTTCAAGAAAATTATGAGTAACATGATACAATTTGTTCGAAAACTGCAATTTAGGTTGATATTTGATATACTGGGTAAATACATATTTATCACCGAAGAAAATAGACAGTGCATCACAGTAATACTAAGTCTCTTTTTTTCTGTATAATCAACATACAACACTTATAAATATAGAGTACAAATGATAAGATACGTCGTTACAAATGAAAAAGATTAAGAGGacaaatgaaaaaggaaatcaATGTGGTAAGAAAGGTAAAGCTAGGAAGTTGCAGTAGGCTACGAGAAGCATGACTTGTGGTGATGCTTGATAAGGACAATAATGCTATCATCACAAAGAGGATTGAGCAATTGCTAGAAGGCGCCATTGTTGTAGATTTGTTTAGATGGCTTAACCTTAGGAATCAACAATTGTCAAAGTAAAATGCACATCACTTAACcatatttaaatgttaaaaaagTTTATATGTAAGACCTGTTTTACATTTACTGATTTTGgtgttaaataaataatgtgaatttcatttaaatatgCCAATGTTtcgtaatatattttttaaaaaaggctAATGTTTTGTAGTGAGATATGCCAAAGACGAACAACTTGTGTTGATTTATAGATGAGAGAATCCATCAAATGGGGTGGCTAAAATGCTCCAACATATTTCTTGAAAATTCAGCACAATAACAAGGAAGAATAATGACAATAATCTTAGTCAGTGATGACACTTTCCCTGGACAATTTCGACTAGTTCTGCAATATTATGACCTCTTTGGGCGATTCCAATGCTCGTCAAGCCAGAGGCTGATAGAGATGCCTGGTTACAGGTTCACGTGAACTCAATAGCTTTTGCCCAGatcttgaatatatatttaaaaatctattaaacTATGAACTCGGTTACAATTCTAGTGTTAACTCAAGGTCACAACCATAGGAATTCATGGATAAATACACATTAAACAGTAATAGACGCTACATTGGATTAAGACAAATgacataaatcaatatatatcactCAGAATAGTACAAATGATACAATACATCGCCAAGAATCacataaaagattaaaattacaaaagaaaatgcAAAAACACACGCGGTAGAGACTAGTAGAATAAAATAGGTAAAAATCACGCAGTTGGAATCCGAAAGATTAGTTGGATGGAGGAGGTGAAAGTGTTGGAATTGCAGGCATGTTGGGAAGTGAAGGCATTGGTGGCAGAGTCATTTTCGGAACAGAGGGCAACGTTGGCAAAGATGGTAATGGTGTTGCTGTTGGAAGTGTTGGCAATGGTGGTAATGCTGCAGGGAAGTTGGGAATATTAGGCAGTTGTGGCACTGTTGGTTTAGGCAGCGAGGGGATCGTAGGCAAGTTGGGAAGTTGTAGTAGGCTACGCGCAGCATGACTTGTGGTGATGCTTGATAAGGACAATAATGCTATGATCGCGAAGAGGATTGAGCAATTGCTATAAGCAGCCATTGTATCGATAATTTGAACGAAGtactattttctttctttcgcaAAAATTATGCTAGTAATGGAAGTTGCAAGTTCTGTTTTagtttgagtgagtttgatCATTTTACTAAAGGGGTATATATAGGGAAATCAGAAGGACTATATGACAActctattaattaatttgttagtTCAACTTCCTTAATGTAAAATGCACAAACTTTTTGAGTCAATAATATTATGGAAGTAGTTATATATAGATGAAGTTTAGATCAACCATATTTGATGtactaataaatattaataaatattaatatagtcatcatttttatttttagagtcaaattataataattttggctaacattttaagatgtattttttcagcatattgatatgcaaaaaatttgtaatttataatacttttcatatagtttttgaatatccaatttttttatttaaaatagaaaattaatgttatctaatttaactttgaaattatttaaattgactttcgaaaagcacaacatgacaaataaaaatggatcGAACGAAGTAGTTTCTTTgtgaattttcttcttcatatttaaACCCacttggtaaatattttttgtgtgtgtgaattttcttcatatttgaaCCCGCTTGATAAAAATTAAGATTGACgcatttatgtattttaaaggtCCATTAATTAACTTGTCAACTCTTGAACCAACAGTAAAACACATAATTTCATTGAAATACAATCATAAAAGGTGTGGGTGGGTGGGTGCGGTGAACAGCTAATCACGTTAGGAGATCTTTGCTAATTGCCTACTTAATGATGGTCAAATAACTAATCAactcaaaaatttatattttttggtcCTCAAAAGAAATAGAGTTAATggtaaaaaaaacatgtaaacTATCACTTTTTCATAAATTGAGATAATCTGTTGTTTTATTTCGTGAGTTGAAACAGATAGTTTCTTACCTCAACTATCTATTATTCCTTATACTTAGCTAAACTGTCACTCTATCTGTAATAAAAAAACACCTTGATGCTGAGTTGATCAAATACATATTATTGATCGGGAACAAATATTTGGCTAAGTCAACGTCAATCTATCTTTAATACAAAGGGAATGATAGTTTAGATAGATAAACGGATTCATGCAGTTTTAATGAttgataaagaaaaatgaaacacGCCGGTCAACATGGTTCAAAGATGCAATGTCAAGAGCAGTTGAATTCGAGAAAGCTTTCAGAATGAATGAAGACAAGAGTGCagaaataaagaaatggatATTGTTAATTTTGTGAGAAAACCCAAGAAAATAAACATATGACGAATTGAAGAGAAAGAATCAATGAGTTCGATTTGAAGAAGGAGCCTAAAGATGCAAGGAGTCTCACTTAAAGTAGAACTCTTCAAGTCACTATTGAATTGAAGTGTTGGAGTTTTACTAcaatacaaaagaatcaatGAATATAGTTTGAAGAGTAAGTCCAAAGAAGTTAGGAGTTCGAATTGAAGAAGGAGTTTTACTTGAAGTAATACTCCAAGTCAAGAGAGTTCAAGTTAAAGAGGAGTTTCAAGTGAACAATAGCTCTATGAAAAATTGTGGTTAAATGGAAGTGAAGTCGTCCAAAATAAGTGTGCACTTATAGAGCAAAAACAGCAAATTGAGAAATTAACTTCTTGAATGCTACTAGCAAACCGAAGGAACACATCGAAGAACCTGATCCTTTTACATAGTTTATGTGTTTGGAGTTTTTCTTTGTGAATGAGTCTTGATGTAATCTCAGTTCAGTGACCTAAGAACTGAACTAGGAGTGTTGTCTTCAGGTTGTGATAACTCGAAGAGTTGGGAACACATACCTTGGGAGGTTTGTGTTAAAGGTTAAGAATTAGAGATAGTTTCTAGGATTACAAGAGTTGAAATCTAAATCCATAACTTGAAGTTCAGGTAGATTGCAAAGTTTGTAATCTATTTCTTTGAAGGCTCAGTGATTTAGTGAGTTGAAGTCAAATCCTGTAGGGGTACAGGTCGTGATTTTTTACACCTTTTGAGCCGAATGTTTTCCACGTAAACATATTGTGTTTTTACTTACATCTTACTGCTTTGCTGGAATACGTTAGACAACTTGTCTTACATTTACGGGAAAAGTTAAAATCAGTAAATTATCAGGTTAGACTAACACTGGACAATATCGACTCGTCTGCAATATTATGACCTCTTTGGGCAACTCAAATGCTCGTCAAGCCAGAGGCTAATAGAGATGCCTGTTTAAAGGTTCACGTGAACACAATAAATAtttcccaaatcttgatatatatttaaaaatctattaaattatgatCTCGATTATTATTGTAGTGTTGACTCAAGGTCACAACCGTAGAAATCGTTAATCAGTAACAGACACTTCATTGGATTAACACAAATGAcacaaatcaatatatatcactCACAATAGTACAAATGAGACAATACATCGCCGAGAATCACAGAAAAgattaaaattacaaaagaaaatgtaaaaacaCACGCGGTAGAGACTAGTATAGAATAAAATAGGTAAAAATCACGCAGTCGGAATCCGAAAGATTAGTTGGATGGAGGAGGTGAAAGTGTTGGAATTGCAGGCATGTTGGGAAGTGAAGGCATTGGTGGCAGAGTCATTTTCGGAACAGAGGGCAATGTTGGCAAAGATGGTAATGGTGTTGCTGTTGGAAGTGTTGGCAATGGTGGCAATGCTGCAGGGAAATTGGGAATATTAGGCAATTGTGGTAGTGTTGGTTTAGGCAACGAGGGGATCGTAGGCAAGTTGGGAAGTTGCAGTAGGCTACGAGCACCGTGACTTGTGGTGATGCTTGATAAGAACAATAATGCTATGATCGCGAAGAGGATTGAGCAATTGCTATAAGCAGCCATTGTATGTTAGTAATGGAAGTTGCAAGTTGTGTTTTagtttgagtgagtttgatCATTTTACTAAAGGGGTATATATAGGGAAAATCAGAAGGATTATATGATAAatctattaattaatttgttagtTCAACTTCCTAAATGTAAAATGCACAAACTTTTTGAGTGCAATAATATAATGGAAGTAAATTATATATAGATGAAGTTTGGTCAACCATATTTATtgaatgaataataaatatagcAATCAGACAAATCGGTTTTTACTGCTTcctccgtttcaatttatttgactATACTATAATCATTCACACAAATACCCCTATTTTCGGGTGATCTTTTGTTTTTTCCCCTTAAATTTTTGTCTTTCAATAAGGACAATATGAGcaaaaattataacttaaattttctttatagTTAGTCCTAGAAAGATCGACACGTTTATGTATTTAAAATGTCCATTAATTAACTTGTCGAACTCTTGAACCAACAGTAAACGCATAATTTCATTGAAATACCATTAGAAAAGGTCTGTGTaggtgggtgggtggggtgaACAACTAATCACGTTAGGAGATCTTTGCTAATTGCCTAATTAATGATGGTCAAATAACTACtcaaacttaaaaatttataatttttggtCCTCCAAAGAAATAGATTTaatggtaaaaaaatatttatgtaaactaTCACTTTTTCGTAAATTGAGATAATCTATTGTTttatttcaagagttgaaaCAGATAGTTTCTTACCTCAACTATCTATTGTTCTCTGTACTTAGCTAAACTATCACTCAGTTTTTATTAAAAGGAACCTCGAAGCTGAGTTGGTCAAATACATATTGGCTAGCTCAGCGCTCATTTGTCTTTAATACAAAGGGAGTGATAGTTTAGATAGGTAAATAGAACCATGGATAGTAGAGATATGAAACAAGCCAAGAAAATAGTAATCAGGTGTATTTTTAACCATTAACGCGAAGACACAATATGCTCGTTAGAGAGCAAAAATATTGATACTAAACTCACAAGTAGTATTCCACTTTATATGTTCGGATTCTTTCCCTTTTAGGAAGAAGTCACAACAGAATTTGAAGATTACCAGTTTGAGTATTGGGCTACTAGTACTTTTTAAGTTATCGGAttccaaaatttaataattttgtacaTATTCAATGAATTTCTTAAAACAAATACACATGATTTTGACCAAAGCTACGGTTTGTATGGTGTGATTTATCTTCAATTAGTTAGTTTTATGTTGACTGTTAGCCTATCAAAGTTCTTCTCCGTTATATAGACCTCAAACAGGCAATGCGAGCAAGTTCCTAGGAGAGTTTTACTCACCCGCATAGTGTTTCATTTTTCACACGGACGCGATAGTTAGGTTACAAAATCAATAATGATACACTTGATAAATACACATGTATAACTGAAAAAATAGACACTGCATTGCATTAATAAAAAGTCTTTTTTCTGGATAATCAACACACAATACTCATATATATAGAGAGCACAAATGATAAGATGTGGCGTTACAAATGAAAAACGAACAGCAAAAACATCAAATGGTAGAGGTAAGAAAAGTTAAGTGTTGGAAGCCGCGAGATTAGTTGGATGGAGGAGGTGAAAGTGTTGGAATTGTGGGAATGTTGGGAAGTGATGGCATGCTGGGAAGAGGAATATTGGCAGGCATTGGAGGCGGAGTCATTTTCGGGATAAAGGGCAATGTAGGCAATGATGGCAATGGTGTATTAGCTGTTGGAAGTGTTGGCAAAGATGGAATGCTTGGCAATGGTGGCAATGTGGCTGCTGTTGGTAAATTGGAAATAGTGGGTAATTGTGGCATTGTTGGCTGAGATAATACTTATCCGTATTGATCGTTTATACCTAACTAAATAATTTACCTTAAAGAACCAACAATTGTCAAAGTAAAATGCATATCAGTCAAGTGTTAAAAAAGTGTACATGCAAGATGTATGTcttaaatttattgattttgcGTGAACACTCGGTGCAGATAGACTTTCAACCAACAACTATCGGTCCATGTGAAAAAAAGACTCTTCCCTAAACTTGGTTTCCTTGTTGATTGTTTAACCAAATATGTTGAACTTCAAAATATTGTTGAGCAGATTAGTTATTTGAGCATCAATTATTAGGGAAGTAAACATATTTTCCTAAGTAGTTGAACAACATTGGaagaatcaacataaaatagtcaaattaaaaacaatagaaaatgaTCAAACTCACTCAAATTCACACACCAAATACCTCATACACTAATCTTGTTAGTTTTTTCAACAACTTTCCCTATATATACCCCTTTAGAAAATGATCAAACTCactcaaattttcaatttatatccTTAACTTCATTTCCCAAAAAACAAAGCAATCTAGCAAATTACAACAAATATGGCTGCTTCAAGCAACTTCTCAATAGGCCTCTTGTTGATCGTAGCATTATTGTCCTTATCAAGCATATCGACAAGTCATGCAGCTCGTAGCCTACTGCAACTTCCCAACTTGCCTACAATCCCGTCATTGCCTCAACCAACAATGCCACAATTACCAAATATTCCAAACTTGCCCACAACATTGCCCCCATTACCAAGTTTAACATCTCTGCCAGCACTTCCAACAGCTAATTCACCTTTACCATCTTTGCCCTCTGTAGTCCCGAAAATGACTCTGCCTCCAATGCCTGCGAATCCTCTGCCCAACATGCCATCTCTTCCCAAAATTCCTACTATTCCAACATTTTCACCTCCTCCATCCAAGTAATCTTTGCAGCTTCCAACCGCGTGATTTTTATCTTTCTTACCACATGCTCTTTTTGTTGTAATTTTAGTCGTTTATGTGATTCTCGACGATGTACTGTATCATTTATACACTTCTGAGTGCTATACATTGATTGTCATTTGTGTTAATCCAATGCAGTGTCTATTACTGATTCATGTATGTTATTTGTCCAATATATTTCCTGATACACGAAGAtcaacatacatacatatttttgAGCAAATTTGATTATAACTGTTTTGTCGCACACAATCAGATGGCATTTCATTCCATTTAGAGAAGTAACAGTGATTCATACTACTAAGAAAATGGTTTAAGAAATTAGgtgaaaagaattaaaattggCTACTACATAACCAGACACTCAAACTTGGCCTGAGCTAGCAAGTATGTACTTTAGCAGATCTAAACATCTCAACTTGGTCTCAACTAACAAATAAACACTCCAACTCGTCCCTATTCTGTCTCGTTGACACCTGATGTTGACCTAACACATACTCTAGAGGTGTCTAGATGATCATTTTTGTAAGTTGGAGAGTTTAATTAACATACTGGAGATAAATTCAGGTGTGTCTAGATGTGTACTCTCAAAATTGAAGTACTTAATTACTTGTCAGTTGAGGGTGTCTGTTTATGTTTTATGTCAATAAAATACTCGattaaattttgtaaaggaGTTCAGCAGAACAAGCAGTGCACTCCAGTATCCGTGCAAATTATCTTTACTCTATTTACTAAGTTTCAGCACATAACTGTTGCTATTACGACGTTTTCAAGGAGGGTAAAACTTATCTCGTATCAAGTATTTACATTAAATCAATGAATGTATAATATTTGTTGGTAGATACACCACTATCATTTAACCATGGTTAGTTAATGCATATTTTCACTACATTAAATCACATAGCAAATTATACTGGAAACCAGTATATTTTCATGTGcattaatttatattcctcAAAAAAATAACCTTGAATGATCAAATAAATTGTTTCGGTAAATACATATTTGTACTAGATGTTTTCCCCTAATTAGACGGTTAACTTTTTAGAATCAAACAATCTAAGGGAAAATGCGTATTATTTAACCATAGTTAagtattaaaaaaagtatataacaCAAGGGTCTTGCTTTTATTGGTTTATTGGTAGAGTCAATAGACATACATTATTagcaaaattaaaaagaaacaataaaCAATTAAAGTTGTGGTTAAAGAGTGCTCCCTTTAATTGGTTTGGTCCCACGTGATATAAATCTGAATTAGTTTGACTCGTATGTTCTGAATACTCAATTGTCCATCAAATATATTAGTAGTTATTCAATCGTTTGTTTTCGAGTTGATTTTCATAGTGATGTGTACTGTCTGATTgctttatgttttgattgtgaaACAGAACTTGATGTACTTTTCTGTTGCTTTTAGCTAATtatttatgctttttttttcttttatcatagtTAAGCCTCTTCTTTGTCTAgtatctatattttatatataatttttgtttaaaaagcGACTCAATAAAATTAGTGGTCTAATATCAAAAGGATGTATAAAAACTAGAACACTagatttcataaattcatactACAATGAGACACAAATATACATACGTAAAGATAAAtccataatttaaaattttgtattcttAGTTTCTAGAATAACGATATCACCTCAAGTGTTAGTAACTAGCTAGggtctaaattttaattttacgaTCAAAGATATTGAGTTCAACCCCAAACCCATATGTTAAAAGACAACCTCCACCCGTGGAGATCTTAGATTTAAGTCCTAGAAATATAATGTCGTACTTGATGGTATGGTACTTCTCTACGTGAATCTAGATTAATAGGGTATCAAACACACAGTAAACAAAGAAACAAATATCAACTATATTGGGTTATTAAATATGTATACCGAAATATGTCAACAAGTCGCTTTGGCCGAGTGGTTAAGGCGTGTGCCTGCTAAGTACATGGGGTCTCCCCGCGAGAGTTCGAATCTCTCAGGCGacgatttatttttaatttttttaattaattt
This genomic window contains:
- the LOC138347841 gene encoding protein PELPK2-like translates to MAAYSNCSILFAIIALLSLSSITTSHAARSLLQLPNLPTIPSLPKPTVPQLPNIPNFPAALPPLPTLPTATPLPSLPTLPSVPKMTLPPMPSLPNMPAIPTLSPPPSN
- the LOC138347842 gene encoding protein PELPK2-like, yielding MAAYSNCSILFAIIALLFLSSITTSHGARSLLQLPNLPTIPSLPKPTLPQLPNIPNFPAALPPLPTLPTATPLPSLPTLPSVPKMTLPPMPSLPNMPAIPTLSPPPSN
- the LOC104646690 gene encoding protein PELPK2-like, which gives rise to MAASSNFSIGLLLIVALLSLSSISTSHAARSLLQLPNLPTIPSLPQPTMPQLPNIPNLPTTLPPLPSLTSLPALPTANSPLPSLPSVVPKMTLPPMPANPLPNMPSLPKIPTIPTFSPPPSK